The following are from one region of the Achromobacter xylosoxidans genome:
- a CDS encoding M48 family metalloprotease: MNRRKMPSICSIAKRGAIVGLSVALAVPAIPIAAWAQPVGLPSMGAASAAELSPALERSLGEAIMAQGRRDPTYVDDSELSQYLTTMGRKLAAFAPGAVPEVEMFGVRDPEINAFAMPGGFIGVNTGLIVASASESELAAVLAHEIGHVVQRHIARGMTQQNQNSMVMLASLAGALLAALAGGGGNLAMGVAAFGQAAAINRQLGFSRDAEREADRAGLQMLTKAGYDAEGMAQMFGRLMNASRLNEGAGGGSWASTHPLSIERMSDVQNRVRNQSPVARHVDSDDFWYIRAKMRVVQGRDAVSLRTAGQQLQDEAQALSGVRKSAAYYGLALQAFQRNNLADAERNWSLASADGRSSAQLAKLSVDIALARKEYPRALELAQAGTKRWPGHRALGIAYAQALQSVGRHTDAQEYLRAKIKQWGSDEPSLYQMLAQSEDRNGKPVAARRDQARYYVMTGAYAAAESQLQQARNMSTDFYEQSQIDVQIKEVKDKLAEERQLLERFKSG, encoded by the coding sequence ATGAACCGCAGGAAAATGCCATCCATTTGCTCGATTGCGAAACGGGGTGCAATCGTCGGGCTGTCCGTGGCCCTGGCCGTGCCCGCCATCCCCATCGCCGCCTGGGCGCAGCCCGTAGGCCTGCCCTCGATGGGCGCGGCCTCCGCCGCTGAACTGTCCCCCGCGCTGGAACGCAGCCTGGGCGAAGCCATCATGGCCCAGGGGCGGCGTGACCCGACCTATGTAGACGATTCCGAACTCAGCCAGTATCTCACCACCATGGGGCGCAAGCTGGCGGCCTTCGCGCCCGGCGCGGTCCCCGAGGTCGAGATGTTCGGCGTGCGCGACCCCGAAATCAACGCCTTCGCCATGCCCGGCGGCTTCATCGGCGTCAATACCGGGCTGATCGTGGCTTCCGCCAGCGAATCCGAGCTGGCGGCGGTGCTGGCCCACGAAATCGGCCACGTCGTGCAGCGCCACATCGCCCGTGGCATGACCCAGCAGAACCAGAACAGCATGGTGATGCTGGCCAGCCTGGCGGGGGCGCTGCTGGCGGCCCTGGCCGGGGGCGGCGGCAACCTGGCGATGGGCGTGGCGGCATTCGGCCAGGCTGCGGCCATCAACCGCCAGCTGGGCTTTTCGCGCGACGCGGAACGCGAAGCCGACCGGGCAGGGCTGCAGATGCTGACCAAGGCGGGCTACGACGCCGAAGGCATGGCCCAGATGTTCGGGCGCCTGATGAACGCGTCGCGCCTGAACGAAGGCGCGGGCGGCGGCTCCTGGGCCAGCACCCACCCGCTGTCCATCGAGCGTATGTCGGACGTGCAGAATCGGGTGCGCAACCAGTCTCCCGTGGCGCGCCACGTGGATAGCGACGACTTCTGGTACATACGCGCCAAGATGCGCGTGGTGCAGGGCCGCGACGCGGTCAGCCTGCGTACCGCCGGCCAGCAATTGCAGGACGAGGCCCAGGCGCTGTCGGGCGTGCGCAAGTCGGCCGCCTACTACGGCCTGGCGCTGCAGGCGTTCCAGCGCAACAACCTGGCCGATGCCGAGCGCAACTGGAGCCTGGCGTCGGCGGACGGCCGCAGTTCGGCCCAGCTGGCCAAGCTCAGCGTGGATATCGCCCTGGCCCGCAAGGAGTACCCCAGGGCGCTGGAGCTGGCCCAGGCCGGCACCAAGCGCTGGCCCGGGCATCGGGCCCTGGGCATTGCCTATGCCCAGGCGTTGCAAAGCGTCGGCCGCCACACGGACGCGCAGGAGTACCTGCGGGCCAAGATCAAGCAATGGGGCAGCGACGAACCCAGCCTCTACCAGATGCTGGCGCAGAGCGAAGACCGCAATGGCAAGCCGGTGGCTGCGCGCCGCGACCAGGCGCGCTACTACGTCATGACTGGCGCATACGCCGCCGCGGAGTCGCAGCTGCAGCAGGCGCGCAACATGTCCACCGACTTCTACGAGCAGTCGCAGATCGACGTGCAGATCAAGGAAGTGAAGGACAAGCTGGCCGAAGAGCGCCAGTTGCTGGAACGCTTCAAGTCGGGTTGA
- the galU gene encoding UTP--glucose-1-phosphate uridylyltransferase GalU, with protein sequence MRPVRKAVFPVAGMGTRFLPATKAMPKEMLPVVDKPLIQYAVEEAVAAGITDLIFVTGRNKRAIEDHFDSAPELESDLESKGKHELLAMVRGILPAHVNCLYIRQSAPLGLGHAVLSAAPAVGDEPFAVLLADDLIDAEQPALKQLIEVAVAQNASVLGVQDVPRVDTRKYGIVATRQGDASANGRTERVTHIVEKPDPEAAPSTLAVVGRYVLEAAIFDHLRSTKMGAGNEIQLTDGIASLMRERAVYAHRYEGVRYDCGSKAGMFQATVALGKKYHGLLPE encoded by the coding sequence ATGCGTCCTGTCCGTAAAGCTGTTTTCCCTGTCGCCGGCATGGGTACGCGCTTCCTGCCCGCCACCAAGGCAATGCCCAAGGAAATGCTGCCCGTGGTCGACAAGCCGCTGATCCAATACGCCGTGGAAGAAGCCGTGGCCGCCGGGATCACCGACCTCATCTTCGTGACGGGGCGCAACAAGCGCGCCATCGAAGACCACTTCGACTCCGCGCCGGAACTCGAATCGGACCTGGAAAGCAAGGGCAAGCACGAGCTTCTGGCCATGGTGCGGGGCATTCTACCCGCGCATGTGAATTGCCTCTATATCCGCCAGTCGGCCCCGCTGGGACTGGGCCATGCGGTGCTGTCGGCCGCGCCTGCCGTGGGCGACGAACCCTTTGCCGTGCTGCTCGCCGACGACCTGATCGACGCCGAACAGCCCGCGCTGAAGCAGCTGATCGAAGTGGCCGTGGCGCAGAACGCCAGCGTGCTCGGCGTGCAGGACGTGCCGCGCGTGGACACCCGCAAGTACGGCATCGTGGCCACCCGCCAGGGGGATGCCAGCGCCAACGGCCGCACGGAACGCGTCACCCATATCGTCGAAAAGCCCGACCCTGAAGCCGCGCCGTCGACGCTCGCCGTGGTGGGCCGCTACGTGCTGGAAGCCGCGATCTTCGACCACCTGCGCTCGACCAAGATGGGCGCCGGCAACGAGATCCAGCTGACCGACGGCATCGCCTCGCTGATGCGCGAGCGCGCCGTGTATGCGCACCGCTATGAAGGCGTGCGCTACGACTGCGGCAGCAAGGCCGGCATGTTCCAGGCCACCGTGGCGCTGGGCAAGAAGTACCACGGCCTGCTGCCGGAATAG
- a CDS encoding amino acid permease, whose amino-acid sequence MSKGEGLKGGLQSRHMTMISIAGVIGAALFVGSGKQIALAGPAVILAYLGGGILVFLVMRMLGEMAVAQPDTGSFSTYADRAIGRWAGFTIGWLYWYFWALLMGWEAYVAGQILHGWFPVAPNWVYALLLTLGLIGVNFMNVRNYGEFEFWFGLIKVVAIVLFLVVGTLAVVHLWPFGDAGGMSNLTDRGFMPNGPGAVVTALLGIMFAMMGAEVVTVAAGETSEPGGQIVKAIRSVVWRICLFYVGSIFLVVCLVPYDTPALVDPTRGSYNVVLDAMGIPYAQLIVNAIVLTSVCSCFNSALYVSSRMLYSLARRGDAHRIMAVTGASSGAPYVGVVISSVFAFVAVYMMATSSMDLYDVLMQTTGCVALFVYLTVACCQLRMRQRLQAQGVELKFKMWLFPWLTWAVILFICAALLTMVLEGTYRQEVAYTSALGAVIVLMGVAAQRFGIGGPKAQEPAARRIPGQGLNGLSEAAALKP is encoded by the coding sequence ATGTCTAAGGGTGAGGGACTCAAGGGTGGGCTGCAATCGCGCCACATGACGATGATTTCCATTGCGGGGGTCATCGGCGCAGCCTTGTTTGTGGGGTCGGGCAAGCAGATCGCGCTGGCCGGACCAGCGGTGATCCTGGCCTATCTGGGCGGCGGGATCCTGGTGTTTCTGGTCATGCGCATGCTGGGCGAGATGGCCGTGGCCCAGCCCGATACCGGTTCTTTTTCGACCTACGCGGATCGCGCTATCGGGCGCTGGGCGGGTTTCACCATCGGTTGGCTGTACTGGTACTTCTGGGCGCTGCTGATGGGTTGGGAAGCCTATGTCGCGGGACAGATTCTGCATGGCTGGTTCCCCGTGGCGCCCAATTGGGTCTACGCACTGCTCCTGACGCTAGGGTTGATAGGCGTCAACTTCATGAACGTCAGGAACTACGGGGAATTCGAGTTTTGGTTCGGCCTGATCAAAGTGGTGGCCATCGTCCTGTTCCTGGTGGTCGGCACGCTGGCGGTTGTGCACCTGTGGCCCTTCGGCGATGCCGGCGGCATGTCCAATCTCACCGATCGGGGATTCATGCCCAATGGGCCCGGCGCCGTGGTCACCGCATTGCTGGGCATCATGTTCGCCATGATGGGCGCGGAAGTCGTCACGGTGGCGGCGGGTGAGACCTCCGAGCCCGGCGGCCAAATCGTGAAAGCCATCCGATCGGTGGTCTGGCGGATCTGCCTGTTCTATGTAGGGTCCATCTTTCTGGTGGTTTGCCTGGTGCCCTATGACACCCCCGCCCTGGTCGACCCGACGCGCGGCAGCTACAACGTGGTGCTGGACGCGATGGGCATTCCGTACGCGCAACTGATCGTCAACGCCATCGTGCTGACCTCGGTCTGCAGCTGCTTCAACTCGGCGCTGTATGTCTCGTCGCGCATGCTCTATTCGCTGGCCCGCCGCGGCGACGCGCATCGCATCATGGCTGTCACTGGCGCTTCCTCGGGCGCGCCGTACGTGGGCGTGGTCATATCCAGCGTGTTCGCATTCGTTGCCGTCTACATGATGGCGACGTCCTCGATGGACCTGTACGACGTCCTCATGCAAACCACGGGCTGCGTGGCGCTGTTTGTCTACCTGACCGTCGCATGCTGCCAACTGCGAATGCGGCAACGCCTGCAGGCTCAGGGAGTCGAGCTGAAGTTCAAGATGTGGTTGTTTCCCTGGCTGACGTGGGCGGTCATCCTGTTCATCTGCGCAGCCTTGCTGACGATGGTGCTGGAGGGAACGTATCGCCAGGAGGTGGCGTACACCTCCGCGCTGGGCGCTGTAATCGTCCTGATGGGCGTGGCGGCGCAGCGCTTCGGCATTGGCGGGCCGAAGGCCCAGGAGCCCGCGGCGCGGAGGATTCCAGGACAAGGCTTGAACGGCCTGAGCGAGGCCGCGGCGCTCAAGCCTTGA
- a CDS encoding NAD(P)/FAD-dependent oxidoreductase, translating to MIISHHSSQAGPFLQRSFWMREAEPALQASAPLTGSQAADIVIIGGGYVGLWTALSIKELSPQSKVVVLERDVCGGGASGRNGGMAMSWWPKIASLLAFADVDDALFLARASERAIDEIAQFCGRHRIDAHFRCGGWLWTATSDAQQESWEGTLQACARVGARPFEHMLPEDVARRTGSRMHRAGVFERGNATVQPARLVRGMRRVALERGIVIHENTPVLELSHGYPAVIRSASGTILAKSVVLATNAWAAAIPEISRLIVPVNSSIVVTQAIPERLAALGWTGGEAITDSQLMVGYYRTTRDGRIAYGKGTGALSRGGVIDATFSRHEESCLMAEQDFRRAYPMLADVRVSHAWSGPIDRTYDSLPVFGTLAGTGHIHYGVGWSGNGVAPSLLGGRILASLALDRNDAWRRCALVDRKPKRFPPEPIKYFGGSLVRNAVRRKEEREARDLAPRWLDVLLAGFAPAGLED from the coding sequence ATGATCATTTCACACCATTCAAGCCAGGCCGGACCTTTCCTGCAACGCAGTTTCTGGATGCGGGAGGCGGAACCCGCCTTGCAGGCAAGTGCGCCGCTGACCGGCAGTCAGGCCGCCGACATCGTGATTATCGGTGGAGGCTATGTAGGCCTGTGGACGGCGTTGAGCATCAAGGAACTCAGCCCTCAGTCCAAGGTCGTGGTCCTGGAGCGGGACGTCTGCGGCGGAGGCGCTTCAGGGCGCAACGGCGGCATGGCCATGTCCTGGTGGCCGAAAATCGCTTCGCTGCTTGCTTTCGCGGATGTCGACGATGCGCTGTTCCTGGCCCGGGCCTCGGAACGCGCCATCGATGAAATCGCACAGTTCTGCGGCCGCCATCGCATCGATGCGCACTTTCGCTGCGGGGGATGGCTCTGGACGGCCACTTCCGATGCGCAACAGGAGTCATGGGAGGGCACGCTCCAGGCCTGTGCCCGGGTCGGCGCGCGTCCCTTCGAGCACATGCTGCCGGAGGACGTCGCACGTCGAACCGGGTCTCGCATGCACAGGGCGGGCGTGTTCGAACGCGGCAACGCCACGGTGCAGCCGGCAAGGCTGGTGCGAGGCATGCGCAGGGTGGCCCTGGAGCGCGGCATCGTGATCCACGAAAACACGCCGGTGCTGGAGTTGAGCCACGGCTATCCGGCGGTGATCCGTAGCGCCTCGGGCACGATACTGGCCAAAAGCGTCGTGCTGGCGACGAATGCATGGGCCGCCGCCATTCCTGAAATCTCAAGGCTGATCGTGCCCGTCAACAGTTCCATCGTCGTGACGCAGGCAATTCCCGAGCGCCTGGCCGCGCTGGGTTGGACGGGGGGCGAAGCCATCACCGACTCGCAGTTGATGGTCGGGTACTACCGGACCACGAGGGACGGGCGAATCGCATACGGCAAGGGCACGGGCGCGCTTTCCCGGGGTGGCGTCATCGACGCCACCTTCAGCCGCCACGAAGAAAGCTGCCTGATGGCGGAGCAGGATTTCCGCCGCGCCTACCCGATGCTTGCCGATGTGCGCGTCTCGCATGCGTGGTCGGGTCCGATCGATCGGACCTACGACAGCCTGCCCGTTTTCGGCACCCTGGCCGGTACCGGACACATCCACTACGGAGTGGGTTGGAGCGGCAACGGCGTCGCGCCCAGCCTGTTGGGCGGCAGGATTCTGGCAAGCCTGGCCCTGGATCGCAACGATGCGTGGCGCCGCTGCGCCCTGGTCGACCGCAAGCCCAAGCGGTTTCCGCCCGAACCCATCAAGTACTTCGGCGGTTCGCTGGTCCGCAACGCCGTGCGTAGAAAGGAAGAGCGTGAAGCGCGGGATCTTGCGCCGCGCTGGCTTGACGTGCTCCTGGCTGGGTTCGCGCCCGCAGGACTTGAGGACTAG
- a CDS encoding MerR family transcriptional regulator yields MSEYRIGDVARLTGTNISTLRLWEQHGLLVPARTETGQRVYSDADLARVSHIVRLRQINGLNMPAIRRVLEESQAGSASTAPPSPASGATASQAREIADAAALGLRFRTARRSADLSLKEASDETSLPVSFISTFERTGRGATVASLKLLATCYGTSLTALSEVPPKPSRNAAEVVRKGQEIHAPSFGAGIQILQLATSLPSLDCQKWVLAPGARSEGAYTHHGEECIHVIAGEFSITVDLAAPVTLRAGDSISFLSGRPHSWKVVGEETVELFWVNTPKSF; encoded by the coding sequence ATGTCTGAGTATCGAATCGGCGACGTCGCGCGCCTCACAGGCACGAACATCTCGACGCTGCGGCTATGGGAGCAACACGGCCTCCTCGTTCCGGCGCGCACCGAAACGGGACAGCGCGTCTACTCAGATGCGGATCTGGCCCGGGTATCCCATATCGTTCGTCTGCGGCAGATCAACGGCCTGAACATGCCCGCGATCCGTCGCGTGCTGGAGGAGTCGCAGGCCGGATCGGCGTCCACGGCGCCACCATCGCCCGCCTCGGGCGCCACGGCATCTCAAGCCCGCGAAATAGCTGACGCGGCCGCGCTCGGACTGCGCTTTCGCACCGCGCGTCGAAGCGCGGATCTGTCGCTGAAAGAGGCGTCGGACGAAACCAGCCTGCCCGTGTCCTTCATTTCGACCTTTGAACGGACGGGCCGCGGGGCCACCGTCGCAAGCCTGAAGCTGCTCGCCACCTGTTATGGCACGTCGCTGACGGCCCTGTCGGAAGTACCGCCCAAGCCGTCGCGCAACGCGGCAGAGGTCGTGCGCAAGGGTCAGGAAATACACGCCCCGTCGTTCGGCGCGGGCATCCAGATCCTGCAGCTGGCAACGAGCCTGCCTTCGCTCGACTGCCAGAAATGGGTTCTGGCGCCGGGCGCCCGCAGCGAAGGCGCCTATACGCACCATGGAGAAGAGTGCATCCATGTCATCGCCGGCGAATTCAGCATTACGGTCGATCTGGCGGCGCCGGTGACCTTGCGCGCCGGAGACAGCATCTCGTTCCTTAGCGGGCGGCCGCATTCGTGGAAAGTCGTCGGCGAGGAAACCGTGGAACTGTTCTGGGTCAATACGCCGAAGAGCTTCTGA
- a CDS encoding cytochrome c oxidase assembly protein: MVCMDSLEWLIPWEFSPTLVASFLVAIVLFVRGQKVHRVTAARSILFWTGMVLLYLSMHTRLDYYAERMFFIHRIQHLVLHHLGPLLVMAAFPGQVMRAGLPMRWRIRLRDFLRTGAGRATVAVLTHKIFVPTLFVFLVLVWLIPSVQFYSMLDWRLYRLMNWSVVISGFMYWNLILDRRPAPPAAMTPGGRVISPVLTMLPQMVAGAVIAFTESDIYPLFELCGRAIAMSAQTDQTIGGLTMWIPAALVEVIGLMVALGTLMRLSAKGRLRKADREALARSKARARAASA, from the coding sequence ATGGTTTGCATGGATAGTCTCGAATGGCTCATACCCTGGGAGTTCTCTCCCACGCTGGTGGCCTCCTTCCTGGTGGCCATCGTGCTGTTCGTGCGCGGCCAAAAGGTCCATCGCGTGACCGCCGCCCGCAGCATCCTGTTCTGGACCGGCATGGTGCTGCTGTACCTGTCCATGCATACCCGGCTGGACTACTACGCCGAGCGCATGTTCTTCATCCACCGCATCCAGCATCTGGTGCTGCACCATCTGGGGCCGTTGCTGGTGATGGCGGCGTTCCCGGGACAGGTGATGCGGGCGGGCCTGCCCATGCGCTGGCGCATCCGCCTGCGTGACTTCCTGCGCACCGGCGCCGGCCGCGCGACGGTGGCGGTGCTGACCCACAAGATCTTCGTGCCGACGCTGTTCGTCTTCCTGGTGCTGGTCTGGCTGATTCCGTCGGTGCAGTTCTATTCCATGCTGGACTGGCGTCTCTACCGCCTGATGAACTGGTCGGTGGTGATCAGCGGCTTCATGTACTGGAACCTGATCCTGGATCGCCGGCCCGCGCCGCCGGCGGCCATGACGCCGGGCGGCCGGGTCATTTCGCCCGTGCTGACGATGCTGCCGCAGATGGTGGCGGGCGCAGTCATCGCCTTCACCGAAAGCGACATCTATCCGCTGTTCGAACTATGCGGCCGCGCCATCGCCATGTCGGCCCAGACCGACCAGACCATAGGCGGCCTGACCATGTGGATTCCGGCGGCGCTGGTCGAGGTGATCGGCCTGATGGTGGCCCTGGGAACCTTGATGCGGCTATCGGCCAAGGGGCGCTTGCGCAAGGCGGATCGCGAAGCGCTGGCCCGCTCCAAGGCCCGCGCTCGCGCCGCTTCGGCCTGA
- a CDS encoding porin, whose amino-acid sequence MRIATFAALMAVGLALPLAARSAETGQGLSLYGVVDAGVAVTTVSGQGSHSGLLNGGLTDSLWGMTGAEDMGGGWSARFQLESGFDPSSGKRADDDRFFNYAAWVGLGHDSFGDLRLGRQHTIGQVYGNSLEIASWKEMGMGATFKASDNYQFSNLVNYYTPVWGGFQAGIGYSFDADDRNQFKTANNNRALSLGLKYEDGPLLAIATWDQLRLADAPPGSNGRPQAVQLGASYDFEVLKLSLAWSRQRNGDVGLDGGDPDGLGMGLGPAAFVRGGTVDAWLVGASVPVGPGAVLVQWSLAHPDWHWDNGMTARNAQVMTLGYTYSLSARTTLYAFAGYASNYTLDDQFDPARSHTTRVGTGISHRF is encoded by the coding sequence ATGAGAATCGCTACTTTTGCCGCGCTGATGGCAGTGGGCCTGGCCCTTCCCCTGGCGGCGCGTAGCGCCGAGACCGGGCAGGGGCTGTCGCTGTACGGCGTGGTGGACGCGGGGGTGGCCGTCACCACGGTCTCGGGGCAGGGCAGCCACAGCGGTCTGCTCAATGGCGGACTGACCGATTCGCTATGGGGAATGACGGGAGCGGAAGACATGGGCGGGGGCTGGAGCGCCAGGTTCCAGCTGGAAAGCGGCTTCGATCCTTCGTCGGGCAAGCGGGCCGACGACGACCGCTTCTTCAATTACGCCGCCTGGGTCGGCCTGGGACATGACAGCTTCGGCGACCTGCGGCTGGGGCGCCAGCACACCATAGGCCAAGTCTACGGCAATTCCCTGGAAATCGCGTCCTGGAAGGAAATGGGCATGGGCGCCACCTTCAAGGCGTCCGACAACTACCAGTTCAGCAACCTGGTCAATTACTACACGCCTGTCTGGGGCGGTTTCCAGGCCGGCATCGGTTACTCCTTCGACGCCGACGACCGCAACCAGTTCAAAACGGCCAACAACAACCGCGCGCTCAGCCTCGGCCTGAAATATGAGGACGGACCCTTGCTGGCGATCGCCACCTGGGACCAACTGCGCCTGGCCGACGCCCCGCCGGGCAGCAATGGACGGCCGCAAGCGGTGCAGCTGGGCGCCTCCTATGACTTCGAGGTGCTGAAGCTGTCCCTGGCATGGTCGCGCCAGCGCAACGGCGATGTCGGGCTGGACGGGGGCGATCCGGACGGGCTGGGCATGGGCCTGGGGCCGGCTGCCTTCGTGCGCGGCGGCACGGTCGATGCCTGGCTGGTCGGGGCCAGCGTGCCGGTCGGACCCGGCGCCGTGCTGGTGCAATGGTCGCTGGCGCACCCGGACTGGCATTGGGACAACGGCATGACGGCGCGCAATGCGCAGGTGATGACGCTGGGCTATACCTACAGCCTGTCTGCGCGCACGACGCTCTATGCCTTCGCCGGCTATGCGTCGAACTACACGCTGGACGACCAGTTCGATCCTGCCCGCTCCCACACCACGCGGGTGGGCACGGGCATTTCGCACCGTTTCTGA
- the mgtA gene encoding magnesium-translocating P-type ATPase, protein MFKFLKSFFTSAAGLRHSARHFRRSPMPERGATTAAASSDTARHANRQMLDLSRMGFGALFALFGSSRGGLSEAQAQTARERYGANEVDHEKPLSWYTHLWLSYRNPFNLLLTALAALSWLTDVRMAEPDDQSWTAVFIIGAMVLISTVLRFAQEQRSNRAAEALKAMVQNTATVLRSDPAADAEGDARRFFGVALHVSGSRQVEVPLAELVPGDVVLLSAGDMIPADCRILNAKDLFVAQAALTGESLPVEKYATQRSETANALELENMAFMGTNVVSGSGSALVVATGSRSYFGQLAGRVTQTSRAPTQFQQGINRVSWVLIRFMLVMAPIVMLINGFTKGDWMEALLFALAIAVGLTPEMLPMIVTATLAKGAVRMSRRKVVVKRLDAIQNLGAMNVLCTDKTGTLTQDRIVLERHTDVYGASSDDVLAYAYLNSYYQTGLKNLLDVAVLQHAEVERKLDLAAKYRKVDEIPFDFSRRRMSVVVNETENGREHHELICKGALEEMLAVCTRLRVGHEEHLLTAARRADIRRVTADLNRDGLRVIAVGVKEMPPTQQTYGVADESDLVLVGYMAFLDPPKESTAPALKALKDSGIEVKVLTGDVELVTQKVCREVDFEVRKVYLGADIEAMDEAQLAAAVREANVFARLTPAHKERIVRSLRAQGNTVGFMGDGINDAPALRAADVGISVDSAVDISKEAADIILLEKSLMVLEDGVIEGRKTFCNMLKYLKMTASSNFGNVFSVLVASAFLPFLPMLPIHLLVQNLMYDISQTAIPFDNVDEELLKQPQQWDPDGLGRFMVFFGPISSVFDIATYALMWYIFQANSAEHQTLFQSGWFVEGLLSQTLIVHMIRTRKIPFLQSRAAWPLMGMTLMVVTMGLLLPFSPLAEYLQLQPLPWSYFPWLVGILLAYCTLTQLLKGIWVRRYGWQ, encoded by the coding sequence ATGTTCAAGTTTCTCAAGTCCTTCTTTACGTCGGCGGCGGGCCTGCGCCATAGCGCAAGACATTTCCGCCGTTCGCCCATGCCCGAGCGCGGCGCCACGACGGCCGCCGCGTCCTCCGATACCGCGCGCCATGCCAACCGCCAGATGCTGGACCTGTCGCGCATGGGCTTCGGCGCCTTGTTCGCCCTGTTCGGCAGCAGCCGCGGCGGACTGTCGGAGGCCCAGGCCCAGACCGCGCGCGAACGCTACGGCGCCAACGAGGTCGACCACGAAAAGCCGCTGTCCTGGTACACGCATCTCTGGCTGTCCTATCGCAATCCGTTCAACCTGCTTTTGACCGCGCTGGCGGCGCTGTCCTGGCTCACCGACGTGCGCATGGCCGAACCCGACGACCAGTCCTGGACGGCGGTATTCATCATCGGCGCAATGGTGCTCATCTCCACTGTGTTGCGGTTTGCGCAGGAGCAGCGCTCCAATCGCGCCGCCGAGGCGCTCAAGGCCATGGTGCAGAACACCGCCACGGTGCTACGCAGCGACCCGGCAGCCGACGCCGAGGGCGACGCCCGCCGATTCTTCGGCGTGGCGCTGCATGTCAGCGGATCGCGCCAGGTCGAGGTGCCGCTGGCGGAGCTGGTGCCGGGCGACGTGGTGCTGCTGTCCGCGGGCGACATGATTCCCGCCGACTGCCGCATCCTGAATGCCAAGGACCTGTTCGTTGCGCAGGCCGCGCTGACGGGCGAATCGCTGCCGGTCGAAAAGTACGCCACGCAGCGCAGCGAGACCGCCAACGCGCTGGAACTTGAGAACATGGCCTTCATGGGCACCAACGTGGTCAGCGGCTCGGGCAGCGCCCTGGTGGTGGCCACTGGCTCGCGCAGCTACTTCGGCCAGTTGGCCGGACGCGTCACGCAGACCAGCCGCGCGCCGACCCAGTTCCAGCAAGGCATCAACCGCGTGAGCTGGGTGCTGATCCGCTTCATGCTGGTCATGGCGCCCATCGTCATGCTGATCAACGGTTTCACCAAGGGCGACTGGATGGAAGCGCTACTGTTCGCGCTAGCCATCGCCGTGGGCCTGACGCCTGAAATGCTGCCCATGATCGTCACGGCCACCCTGGCCAAGGGCGCCGTGCGCATGTCGCGCCGCAAGGTCGTGGTCAAGCGGCTGGACGCCATCCAGAACCTGGGGGCGATGAACGTGCTGTGCACCGACAAGACCGGCACCCTGACCCAGGACCGCATCGTGTTGGAGCGGCACACCGATGTGTACGGCGCCAGCAGCGACGACGTGCTGGCCTACGCCTATCTCAACAGCTACTACCAGACCGGCCTGAAGAACCTGCTGGATGTGGCGGTGCTGCAGCACGCCGAGGTCGAGCGCAAGCTGGATCTGGCGGCGAAGTACCGCAAGGTCGACGAGATTCCCTTCGACTTTTCCCGGCGCCGCATGTCGGTGGTGGTCAACGAGACCGAGAACGGCCGCGAGCATCACGAATTGATCTGCAAGGGCGCGCTGGAGGAGATGCTGGCGGTTTGCACCCGCCTGCGTGTGGGCCACGAAGAGCATCTGCTGACCGCTGCCCGCCGGGCCGACATCCGCCGGGTGACGGCGGACCTGAACCGCGACGGCCTGCGCGTCATCGCGGTCGGCGTCAAGGAAATGCCGCCCACCCAGCAAACCTACGGCGTGGCCGACGAGTCCGATCTGGTGCTGGTCGGGTACATGGCTTTCCTGGATCCTCCCAAGGAATCCACCGCTCCCGCGCTCAAGGCGCTCAAGGATTCCGGCATCGAGGTGAAGGTGCTGACCGGCGACGTGGAGCTGGTGACGCAGAAGGTCTGCCGCGAGGTGGATTTCGAGGTGCGCAAGGTCTACCTGGGCGCCGATATCGAAGCGATGGACGAGGCGCAACTGGCCGCCGCGGTGCGCGAGGCCAATGTGTTCGCGCGGCTCACGCCGGCCCACAAGGAGCGCATCGTGCGCAGCCTCCGGGCCCAGGGCAACACCGTGGGCTTCATGGGCGACGGCATCAACGACGCGCCAGCCCTGCGGGCGGCGGACGTGGGCATCTCCGTGGATTCCGCGGTCGATATCTCGAAAGAGGCCGCGGACATCATCCTGCTGGAAAAGAGCCTGATGGTGCTGGAGGACGGCGTCATCGAAGGCCGCAAAACCTTCTGCAACATGCTCAAGTACCTGAAGATGACGGCTAGCTCGAACTTCGGCAATGTCTTCTCGGTGCTGGTGGCCAGCGCCTTCCTGCCGTTCCTGCCGATGCTGCCCATTCATCTGCTGGTGCAGAACCTGATGTACGACATTTCCCAGACCGCCATTCCGTTTGACAACGTCGACGAAGAACTCTTGAAGCAACCCCAGCAATGGGACCCCGATGGCCTGGGCCGTTTCATGGTGTTTTTCGGTCCGATAAGCTCCGTGTTCGATATCGCCACCTATGCGCTCATGTGGTACATCTTCCAGGCCAACTCCGCGGAACACCAGACGCTGTTCCAATCGGGCTGGTTCGTCGAAGGCCTGTTGTCGCAGACGCTCATCGTCCATATGATCCGCACGCGCAAGATCCCGTTCCTGCAAAGCCGCGCCGCGTGGCCGCTGATGGGCATGACCCTGATGGTGGTGACGATGGGGCTGCTGCTGCCGTTTTCGCCCTTGGCCGAGTACCTCCAGCTGCAGCCGCTGCCATGGAGCTACTTCCCCTGGCTGGTCGGCATCCTGTTGGCCTACTGCACGCTGACGCAGTTGCTGAAGGGAATCTGGGTCCGCCGCTACGGTTGGCAATAA